A single genomic interval of Parvularcula marina harbors:
- a CDS encoding cell division protein ZapA, whose translation MAEVRINVNGQGYSLKVSDGQEDRLRQLAAHFNSHVDRLAEEHGHIAEARLLLLAGLTVCEEYFEAQGTETALAHAALAQDLERAASRIEACAARLSGKADAADA comes from the coding sequence ATGGCGGAGGTCCGGATCAATGTGAACGGGCAAGGCTATTCGCTGAAAGTCAGTGACGGCCAGGAAGACCGGCTTCGCCAACTCGCCGCGCATTTCAACTCGCATGTCGACCGGCTGGCCGAAGAGCATGGCCATATCGCCGAAGCCCGCCTTTTGCTGCTCGCGGGGCTGACGGTCTGTGAAGAATATTTCGAAGCTCAGGGCACCGAAACCGCACTAGCTCATGCCGCCCTCGCGCAGGATCTCGAGCGCGCCGCTAGCCGGATCGAAGCCTGCGCGGCCAGACTTTCTGGTAAGGCTGACGCAGCTGACGCTTGA
- the tkt gene encoding transketolase, whose translation MASAISVLSMDAVEKAQSGHPGMPMGMADVATVLFTRHLNFDASTPDWADRDRFVLSAGHGSMLIYSLLHLLGYDGVTMEELKNFRQLGAKTAGHPEYGHLPGIETTTGPLGQGISNAVGMALAEAHLAARFGDDLVNHYTYVIAGDGCLMEGISQEAIGLAGHLKLGKLIVLWDDNGITIDGKVSMSDSTDQRARFEASGWKTLACDGHDAADIDRALTEAKGSDRPVLIACKTTIGHRAPTKAGTAKAHGAPLGADEIAAVREALGWELPPFELPDDLLASWREAGSRGADARIAWEARLSGSAHKDEFYTSMAADAAPAIEALGKYAAELAEDGKPTATRKASQAALEHVNAALSFTVGGSADLTGSNNTKTSDLAVLDAEHYDGRYVHYGIREHGMAAAMNGMALHGGMIPYSGAFLVFADYMRPSMRLAALMEQRVIYVLTHDSIGLGEDGPTHQPVEHLASLRAIPNMAVFRPADALETAECWAAALARTSGPSVLALTRQNIGPVRNEASENKSLRGGYVLREAAGAKITILATGSEVDIALGAKSILDAEGIPARIVSVPCLDLFMAQDMNYIAEVLGNTPRLGIEAGIQQGWDRLLGAFGQPYDFLGMQGFGASGPYQELYEHFGLTAQTAADRVRSLIERN comes from the coding sequence ATGGCTTCGGCCATTTCCGTCCTTTCCATGGACGCCGTTGAGAAGGCGCAATCGGGGCACCCCGGCATGCCGATGGGCATGGCGGATGTCGCAACGGTGCTCTTCACCCGGCACCTGAATTTCGATGCCAGCACGCCAGACTGGGCCGACCGCGACCGGTTCGTCCTCTCCGCCGGTCACGGCTCGATGCTGATCTACTCCCTCCTGCACCTCTTGGGCTATGATGGCGTGACGATGGAGGAGCTGAAGAACTTCCGTCAGCTGGGTGCAAAGACCGCCGGGCACCCTGAATATGGCCATCTGCCGGGGATCGAGACGACGACCGGCCCGCTGGGTCAGGGGATTTCGAATGCGGTCGGCATGGCGTTGGCCGAGGCCCATCTTGCCGCCCGTTTCGGCGACGATCTCGTCAACCACTATACTTATGTGATCGCCGGGGATGGCTGCCTGATGGAAGGCATCAGCCAGGAGGCTATCGGTCTTGCCGGTCACCTGAAACTCGGCAAGCTGATTGTTCTGTGGGATGACAATGGCATCACCATTGACGGCAAGGTGTCGATGTCAGACTCGACGGATCAGCGCGCGCGGTTCGAGGCGTCGGGCTGGAAGACGCTGGCCTGTGATGGTCATGATGCGGCAGATATCGACCGTGCTCTGACCGAAGCCAAAGGTTCTGACCGCCCGGTCCTGATCGCTTGCAAGACGACGATCGGTCACCGCGCCCCGACCAAGGCGGGCACAGCCAAGGCGCATGGCGCGCCGCTCGGCGCAGATGAAATCGCCGCCGTGCGTGAAGCTTTGGGCTGGGAGCTGCCGCCATTCGAGCTGCCGGATGATCTTCTCGCTTCATGGCGCGAAGCCGGCAGCCGCGGTGCGGACGCCCGCATCGCCTGGGAAGCTCGCCTGTCTGGCAGTGCGCATAAGGATGAATTCTACACCTCGATGGCGGCTGATGCGGCACCGGCGATTGAGGCGCTTGGCAAATATGCAGCTGAGCTCGCCGAAGACGGCAAGCCGACTGCGACCCGCAAGGCGTCACAAGCTGCGCTTGAGCATGTCAATGCGGCGCTTTCCTTTACTGTGGGCGGCTCGGCAGACCTTACGGGCTCAAACAATACCAAGACATCCGACTTGGCCGTTCTCGATGCGGAGCATTATGACGGCCGCTATGTCCATTACGGCATCCGCGAGCATGGCATGGCCGCCGCGATGAACGGCATGGCGCTGCATGGCGGGATGATCCCCTATAGCGGTGCATTCCTTGTCTTCGCTGATTACATGCGCCCGTCGATGCGGCTTGCCGCGCTGATGGAACAGCGTGTGATCTATGTGCTGACCCATGACTCGATCGGTCTGGGTGAGGATGGCCCGACCCACCAGCCGGTCGAGCATCTGGCAAGCCTTCGGGCGATCCCGAACATGGCGGTCTTCCGGCCTGCTGATGCGCTTGAAACCGCTGAGTGCTGGGCGGCGGCGCTGGCCCGGACATCGGGGCCGAGCGTTCTGGCCCTGACTCGCCAGAATATCGGCCCGGTACGGAATGAAGCGTCCGAGAACAAAAGCCTGCGCGGCGGCTATGTCCTGCGCGAGGCGGCGGGCGCCAAGATCACGATCCTTGCGACCGGCTCGGAAGTCGACATCGCGCTCGGTGCAAAGAGCATTCTTGATGCGGAAGGCATTCCGGCGCGGATTGTCTCAGTGCCTTGCCTTGATCTCTTCATGGCGCAGGACATGAACTATATCGCTGAAGTGCTCGGCAACACGCCGCGTCTCGGCATCGAGGCCGGTATCCAGCAGGGCTGGGACCGCCTCCTTGGCGCCTTCGGCCAACCCTATGACTTCCTCGGCATGCAGGGCTTTGGCGCCAGCGGGCCGTATCAGGAACTCTATGAACATTTCGGGCTGACAGCCCAGACTGCAGCGGATCGTGTCCGCTCACTGATTGAAAGGAACTGA
- the gap gene encoding type I glyceraldehyde-3-phosphate dehydrogenase: MTVKVGINGFGRIGRLALRSMIEHNRSDIEVVAINDLGPVETNAHLLQYDSVHGRLANAVSTGEGELSVDGKPIKVFAERDPKALPWGDLGVDIVMECTGIFTDREKAAMHLEGGAKRVLISAPGKDADKTIVFGVNHDKLTADDVIVSNASCTTNCLSPVAKVLNDTIGIDKGIMTTIHSYTGDQPTLDTMHKDLYRARAAAMSMIPTSTGAAKAVGLVLPELNGKLDGFSLRVPTPNVSVVDLKFVAERVTTADEINAAIKEAADGPLKGVLGYTLAKNVSTDFNHDPHSSIFHMDQTKVMDGNFVSVLSWYDNEWGFSTRMSDTAIAMAKFL; encoded by the coding sequence ATGACTGTCAAAGTCGGCATCAACGGATTTGGCCGGATCGGCCGCCTCGCCCTGCGCTCGATGATCGAGCATAATCGCAGTGATATCGAAGTCGTTGCGATCAATGATCTGGGCCCGGTCGAAACCAATGCCCATCTCCTGCAATATGATTCCGTGCATGGCCGTCTTGCGAATGCCGTGTCGACCGGCGAGGGCGAGCTGTCCGTGGACGGCAAACCTATCAAGGTCTTTGCCGAGCGTGACCCGAAGGCCCTGCCCTGGGGCGATCTTGGTGTCGATATCGTCATGGAATGCACCGGCATTTTCACCGACCGTGAGAAAGCGGCGATGCACCTTGAAGGCGGCGCCAAGCGCGTTCTGATCTCGGCCCCCGGCAAGGATGCCGACAAGACCATCGTCTTTGGTGTCAACCACGACAAGCTGACGGCAGATGACGTCATCGTCTCCAATGCGTCGTGCACGACCAACTGTCTCTCGCCGGTGGCAAAGGTCCTCAATGACACGATCGGCATCGACAAGGGGATCATGACGACGATCCACTCCTATACGGGCGACCAGCCGACGCTCGATACGATGCACAAGGATCTCTACCGCGCCCGTGCCGCGGCGATGAGCATGATCCCGACCTCGACGGGTGCAGCGAAGGCCGTTGGCCTCGTTCTGCCGGAACTCAATGGCAAGCTCGACGGTTTCTCGCTCCGCGTGCCGACCCCGAATGTCTCTGTCGTCGATCTCAAATTCGTGGCCGAACGGGTAACGACAGCCGATGAAATCAACGCCGCGATCAAGGAAGCCGCGGACGGCCCACTCAAGGGTGTCCTTGGCTATACGCTCGCGAAGAACGTCTCGACCGACTTCAACCATGATCCGCACTCCTCCATTTTCCATATGGATCAGACCAAGGTCATGGACGGCAATTTCGTGTCGGTTCTTTCCTGGTACGACAATGAATGGGGTTTCTCGACCCGCATGTCGGACACGGCAATCGCCATGGCGAAGTTCCTCTAA
- a CDS encoding SAM-dependent methyltransferase, translated as MINRDAKFWDDRFAGAEYTYGETPNAFLASQKAQFHPGQTALIPADGEGRNGVWLAEQGLIATSLDHSEVGTTKAAALAEKRDVALDTVLTDVFDWDWPESYFDHIVLIYFHLPAEGRRELHRLAAKALRPGGRITLEAFTPKNLIYRAENPKVGGPPEEHLLMTAEMLAVDFEGLRPILLKERDTVLREGKFHDGKAAVVNAIFERDA; from the coding sequence GTGATCAACCGGGATGCGAAATTCTGGGACGACCGTTTTGCCGGGGCGGAATATACCTATGGCGAGACTCCTAATGCGTTCCTTGCGTCCCAAAAGGCGCAGTTCCATCCTGGCCAGACCGCGCTGATCCCTGCCGATGGCGAGGGGCGCAATGGCGTCTGGCTCGCAGAGCAAGGGCTCATCGCCACCAGCCTTGATCATTCAGAGGTTGGCACCACGAAAGCCGCTGCGCTTGCCGAGAAACGTGATGTTGCGCTCGATACGGTGCTCACGGATGTTTTCGACTGGGACTGGCCGGAAAGCTATTTCGATCACATCGTCCTTATCTATTTTCATCTGCCGGCTGAAGGCAGGCGGGAACTCCACCGCCTTGCCGCGAAGGCCCTGAGGCCCGGCGGGCGGATCACGCTAGAAGCTTTCACGCCGAAGAACCTCATCTACCGGGCCGAAAACCCGAAAGTCGGCGGCCCGCCAGAGGAGCACCTCCTGATGACGGCAGAGATGCTGGCCGTGGATTTCGAAGGGCTCCGTCCGATCCTGCTCAAGGAACGCGACACGGTCCTCCGTGAAGGGAAATTCCATGACGGCAAGGCTGCCGTCGTCAACGCCATTTTTGAAAGGGACGCCTGA
- a CDS encoding phosphoglycerate kinase has protein sequence MTAFHTLDDLDVAGKRVLVRVDFNVPMEGARVTDTTRLDRAVPTVRELIDRNAKVILMSHFGRPKGARVPEMSLRPVAEAFEGVLGRPVAFVDDAVGDNAEAAVEALSAGDVLLLENTRFYPGEEKNDAEFSKQLAALGDLYVNDAFSAAHRAHGSTEGVAQILPSAAGRSMQRELDYLALALAAPERPVMAVVGGAKVSTKLDVLEHLTAKADKLVVGGGMANTFLLALGHEIGKSLAEADLVPTAKAILEKAKAEGCELLLPRDVVVAKEFAPNPETRVCAPDDVAADEMILDVGPDSVDHYAEELESCKTLLWNGPLGAFETPPFQTATVELAKFAAKLTLEEKLTSIAGGGDTVAAVNMAGVADDFTYVSTAGGAFLEYMEGKALPGVEALKK, from the coding sequence ATGACCGCTTTTCACACTCTTGATGATCTTGATGTCGCCGGTAAGCGGGTTCTGGTCCGGGTGGATTTCAACGTGCCGATGGAAGGCGCGCGGGTGACGGATACGACGCGTCTTGACCGGGCCGTCCCGACCGTCCGGGAGCTGATTGACCGGAACGCCAAGGTTATCCTGATGTCGCATTTCGGTCGCCCCAAGGGGGCACGTGTGCCGGAGATGTCCCTGCGGCCTGTCGCCGAAGCATTCGAAGGCGTGCTCGGCCGTCCGGTCGCCTTTGTGGATGATGCGGTCGGCGACAATGCGGAAGCGGCGGTTGAGGCGCTTTCAGCTGGCGATGTCCTGCTGCTTGAGAATACCCGCTTTTATCCGGGTGAAGAGAAAAACGATGCCGAGTTTTCTAAACAGCTCGCAGCCCTCGGTGATCTTTATGTGAACGATGCCTTCTCGGCGGCGCACCGCGCCCATGGCTCGACCGAAGGCGTGGCGCAAATTCTTCCCTCCGCTGCCGGACGGTCGATGCAGCGCGAGCTTGATTATCTCGCCCTTGCGCTGGCCGCGCCCGAACGCCCGGTCATGGCGGTCGTCGGCGGGGCCAAGGTCTCAACCAAGCTCGATGTGCTCGAGCATTTAACGGCGAAGGCCGACAAGCTCGTCGTCGGGGGCGGCATGGCGAACACCTTCCTGCTCGCGCTCGGTCACGAAATCGGAAAGTCTCTCGCCGAAGCTGACCTCGTGCCGACCGCGAAAGCGATTCTGGAGAAGGCCAAGGCCGAAGGCTGTGAGCTTCTGCTGCCAAGGGATGTGGTCGTTGCGAAGGAATTTGCGCCCAATCCCGAGACGCGGGTCTGCGCGCCGGATGATGTGGCTGCCGATGAAATGATCCTCGATGTCGGCCCGGATAGTGTCGATCACTATGCTGAGGAACTGGAAAGCTGCAAGACGCTCCTCTGGAACGGACCGCTCGGCGCGTTCGAGACACCGCCCTTCCAGACGGCGACTGTGGAGCTCGCAAAATTTGCCGCGAAGCTGACCTTGGAGGAAAAACTCACCTCCATTGCAGGCGGCGGCGATACTGTGGCGGCGGTAAATATGGCCGGTGTCGCTGATGATTTCACCTATGTGTCGACTGCGGGCGGCGCATTCCTGGAATATATGGAGGGTAAGGCGCTGCCCGGTGTGGAGGCGCTCAAAAAGTAG
- a CDS encoding fructose bisphosphate aldolase, with the protein MVNKEMAEQASQKPGFIAALDQSGGSTPKALRLYGIEESAYSGDEEMFALMHEMRARIIKSPAFTGDKVMGAILFERTMDGEIDGVPTAEYLWKERSVVPFLKVDNGLEDEKDGVRLMKPMPGLDDLLDRAVKKGIYGTKMRSVVDAANAEGIAAIVEQQFKVARQILGHGLMPIIEPEVTISIEDKAEAEDILLAELTKHLNALPEERQVMLKLTLPTKANLYEPLVNHPRVQRVVALSGGYSRAEANTKLGQNRGVIASFSRGLTEGLSAQQSDGEFNQMLGESIDSIFEASVGG; encoded by the coding sequence ATGGTAAATAAGGAAATGGCCGAACAGGCCTCACAGAAGCCTGGCTTCATTGCGGCACTCGACCAGTCGGGCGGTTCAACGCCGAAAGCGTTGCGTCTCTACGGCATCGAGGAAAGCGCCTATTCAGGCGATGAGGAGATGTTCGCTCTTATGCATGAGATGCGGGCACGGATCATCAAATCGCCGGCTTTCACCGGTGACAAGGTGATGGGCGCGATCCTGTTCGAGCGCACCATGGATGGTGAGATCGACGGTGTACCGACGGCGGAATATCTATGGAAAGAACGCAGCGTCGTTCCCTTCCTCAAGGTCGACAATGGGCTTGAGGATGAAAAGGACGGTGTGCGTCTGATGAAGCCGATGCCGGGCCTTGATGACCTTCTCGACCGCGCGGTCAAGAAAGGCATCTACGGCACCAAGATGCGCTCTGTCGTCGATGCGGCAAACGCAGAAGGCATCGCCGCCATCGTTGAGCAGCAATTCAAGGTCGCCCGCCAGATCCTCGGTCACGGCCTGATGCCGATCATCGAGCCGGAGGTCACGATCTCCATCGAAGACAAAGCCGAAGCCGAAGATATTCTGCTGGCGGAGCTGACAAAACATCTCAATGCCCTGCCGGAGGAACGTCAGGTGATGCTCAAGCTGACCCTGCCGACCAAAGCGAACCTTTATGAACCGCTGGTCAATCACCCTCGGGTGCAGCGGGTCGTGGCACTGTCGGGCGGTTACTCTCGTGCCGAAGCCAACACCAAGCTCGGCCAGAACCGGGGCGTCATCGCCAGCTTCTCGCGCGGCCTGACCGAAGGTCTCTCCGCGCAGCAGAGTGATGGCGAGTTCAACCAGATGCTGGGCGAATCGATCGACAGCATCTTTGAAGCCTCCGTAGGCGGTTGA
- the thiE gene encoding thiamine phosphate synthase, with amino-acid sequence MADCALYLITPPQIELEAFLPQLDAALAAAPGAGVEIACLQLRLKDVPDTEVLAAAKAIRPVLAAHGAALIINDSAELAKKAGADGVHLGQSDGSVKPARALLGDDADIGVTCHDSRHLAMIAAEQGADYVAFGAFFPTSTKETAHRPDPEILTAWSMMTTMPCVAIGGITPQNAKPLIEAGADYLAVSAGIWAHPGGPAKAVEEFGEILRAVGGGA; translated from the coding sequence ATGGCGGATTGTGCGCTTTATCTCATCACACCGCCGCAAATCGAGCTGGAGGCATTCCTGCCCCAGCTCGACGCTGCCCTTGCGGCGGCGCCCGGCGCGGGAGTTGAGATTGCATGCCTGCAACTCCGCCTGAAAGATGTGCCGGACACGGAAGTTCTGGCGGCGGCAAAGGCGATCAGGCCGGTGCTTGCCGCACACGGCGCGGCGCTGATCATCAATGACAGCGCCGAGCTTGCCAAAAAGGCGGGCGCCGATGGCGTTCATCTGGGGCAGTCCGATGGCAGCGTCAAACCCGCCCGTGCTCTCCTCGGCGATGACGCCGATATCGGGGTCACCTGCCACGACAGCCGGCACCTCGCCATGATCGCCGCTGAACAGGGCGCGGACTACGTTGCCTTTGGCGCCTTCTTTCCAACCTCAACCAAGGAGACGGCCCACAGGCCCGATCCTGAAATCCTCACTGCCTGGTCGATGATGACGACCATGCCTTGCGTGGCGATTGGCGGCATCACGCCGCAAAATGCGAAACCGCTCATCGAAGCAGGCGCTGATTACCTCGCCGTCTCCGCCGGCATCTGGGCGCATCCGGGTGGCCCGGCTAAAGCTGTTGAAGAATTTGGCGAAATCTTGCGGGCAGTGGGGGGCGGCGCGTAG
- a CDS encoding tetratricopeptide repeat protein, with protein sequence MFASIIAALIMQAAEPAETVTISDAIRAVEAQDYERAFSIAEEYAAAGSPDGQHLLGHLYANGLGVQKDVAKAVEHYVSAAKAGQVNAQFALGELAYTGEGAKQDWQRAAEWFNLAAAQGHMLAKTRLAYMYSEGQSVPQDMQRAAALFKEAAAAGVPAAQYHLALLYLEGNGMTKDLQEAAHWFELAAKNGDADSMYNLALMLEAGRITGEPDYVTAVNWMRQAARAGVLPAKTSMGLFAYNGRGMERNEAEALKWFRASAEDGDAEGMFLYAVGLSEGLGGRRDFNEALRWAEKSLEQSYSQSPQSVQERIALRDQLRDILARQRLLAERQQTDEVIRSAQSVSLFSQPVTPPPTRPAAEPQAPTATIASQSEEPDTVRRRRGLRR encoded by the coding sequence ATGTTCGCGTCCATCATTGCCGCCCTGATCATGCAGGCCGCCGAGCCGGCCGAGACGGTGACGATCAGTGACGCCATCCGCGCGGTCGAAGCGCAGGATTATGAGCGCGCCTTCTCCATCGCCGAGGAATATGCCGCCGCCGGCAGCCCGGATGGCCAGCATCTGCTCGGGCATCTCTATGCTAATGGCCTCGGCGTCCAGAAGGATGTCGCAAAAGCGGTCGAGCATTACGTCTCGGCGGCCAAGGCTGGGCAGGTGAATGCGCAATTCGCGCTGGGCGAGCTTGCTTATACCGGCGAAGGCGCAAAGCAGGACTGGCAGCGCGCCGCCGAGTGGTTCAACCTTGCCGCTGCCCAGGGGCATATGCTCGCCAAGACCCGGCTCGCCTATATGTATTCAGAGGGCCAGTCGGTGCCGCAGGACATGCAGCGCGCCGCCGCGCTCTTTAAAGAAGCTGCCGCTGCGGGCGTCCCGGCCGCCCAATATCATCTCGCGCTCCTCTATCTTGAGGGGAACGGCATGACCAAAGACCTTCAGGAGGCGGCCCACTGGTTCGAGCTGGCCGCGAAGAATGGCGATGCCGACAGCATGTATAATCTGGCGCTGATGCTGGAGGCTGGGCGGATCACGGGCGAGCCGGACTATGTCACCGCCGTCAACTGGATGCGGCAGGCGGCGAGGGCAGGGGTTCTGCCCGCCAAGACCTCGATGGGGCTTTTTGCCTATAATGGCCGCGGCATGGAGCGGAATGAGGCCGAGGCCCTTAAATGGTTCCGCGCCTCGGCGGAGGATGGCGATGCGGAGGGGATGTTCCTCTATGCGGTCGGGCTCTCCGAAGGCTTGGGCGGGCGCCGGGATTTCAACGAAGCCCTGCGCTGGGCGGAGAAATCGCTGGAGCAATCCTACAGCCAGTCCCCGCAATCCGTGCAGGAGCGCATCGCGCTCCGGGACCAGCTTCGCGACATCCTTGCGCGCCAGCGCCTGCTTGCTGAACGCCAGCAGACAGATGAGGTGATCCGCTCCGCGCAATCGGTGTCACTCTTCTCGCAACCCGTAACGCCGCCGCCCACACGACCGGCGGCTGAGCCGCAGGCTCCGACAGCGACGATCGCGTCGCAAAGCGAAGAGCCGGACACAGTCCGGCGCCGCAGGGGGTTGCGCCGTTAA
- the ileS gene encoding isoleucine--tRNA ligase, which produces MPDDQAPSGPDYRHTMFLPETDFPMRAGLPKKEPEMLKRWAEMDLYGKIRAASKGRTQFTLHDGPPYANGNIHMGTAMNKVLKDIVIRSRQMLGYDANYVPGWDCHGLPIEWKVEQDFAGKGRKRADVPSSELRDACRAYAKSWIETQMAEFRRLGIEGDWDHPYLTMNYESEAAVTAEFLKLVEKGLVYQGSKPVMWSPVEQTALAEAEIEYHDHQSTTIWVRFPFEKGTAPEGLDDAKIVIWTTTPWTIPGNRAVCYGPTMSYGAYRIDKVRDDMEFDPWTAAGEIVILADALADAVKEAGFVSEWTRLRDVKPEELGKATLRHPLDGHAGGYEFDVPLLSGDHVTDEAGTGFVHTAPGHGQEDYFAWLGHGLPGDQIPHTVGPDGAFTEEAPGFTGEKVLVTEGKKKGKDGTANGAVIKALLEHNALFARGRLTHSYPHSWRSKAPVIFRNTPQWFIRLGAEGEGGLRDDALKAIADTKFYPEGGRNRIRSMVESRPDWLISRQRAWGNPIALFVHKETGDILVDAEVNARIVAAIEKGGANAWFDAPDTEFLGSSYNADDYQKITDILDVWFDSASTHAFCVEARDDLKWPADLYLEGSDQHRGWFQSSLLESCGTRGRAPYDAVLTHGFVLDAKGYKMSKSLGNTIAPEELTKQYGADIIRIWAASSDYVEDVRIGDEIIGSAVDAYRKLRNTLRYLLAALDGYTEEEAVGHADMPALERYVLHHVARVHAQSVSAYERFDFKAAWRAITDFANIDLSAFYFDIRKDCLYCDAPSSMKRRAARTVMATLLDYLVRWLAPIIPFTAEETYLSRYPGEADAGSIHLETFLTPPAEWTDAALSEKWGRVRTVRRAVTGALEVARRDKELGASLEAAPIAHISDADLRSALDGIDMAEISITSGFTIDEGPGPDGAFRLEDQSPVAVVVAKAPGEKCARCWRVLPDVSDETKLCGRCAEVVKS; this is translated from the coding sequence ATGCCCGACGATCAGGCCCCTTCCGGCCCCGACTATCGCCACACCATGTTCCTGCCGGAAACCGATTTTCCGATGCGGGCGGGCCTGCCCAAGAAAGAGCCCGAAATGCTCAAGCGGTGGGCAGAGATGGACCTTTACGGGAAGATCCGCGCGGCATCGAAGGGCCGGACGCAATTCACCCTACATGACGGGCCGCCATACGCGAACGGCAACATCCATATGGGCACCGCCATGAACAAGGTGCTGAAAGACATAGTTATCCGCTCACGTCAGATGTTGGGGTATGATGCCAATTACGTCCCCGGCTGGGACTGTCATGGCCTTCCGATTGAATGGAAGGTCGAGCAGGACTTTGCCGGAAAGGGGCGCAAGCGGGCCGATGTTCCGTCCTCTGAACTGCGTGATGCCTGCCGCGCCTATGCCAAGAGCTGGATCGAAACGCAGATGGCGGAGTTTCGCCGCCTCGGGATCGAGGGGGACTGGGACCATCCCTATCTCACGATGAATTATGAGAGCGAGGCAGCTGTCACGGCCGAATTCCTCAAGCTCGTTGAGAAAGGGCTCGTCTATCAGGGCTCAAAGCCGGTGATGTGGTCGCCGGTCGAGCAGACGGCCCTGGCCGAGGCCGAGATCGAATATCACGATCATCAGTCCACGACGATCTGGGTGCGTTTCCCCTTTGAGAAAGGCACGGCGCCCGAAGGGCTGGATGACGCAAAGATTGTCATTTGGACGACGACCCCGTGGACGATCCCCGGCAACCGGGCGGTCTGCTACGGCCCGACCATGTCCTATGGCGCCTACCGGATCGACAAGGTCCGCGACGACATGGAATTTGATCCGTGGACGGCGGCAGGCGAGATCGTCATCCTCGCTGATGCGCTGGCCGATGCGGTCAAGGAGGCGGGCTTTGTCAGTGAATGGACGCGCCTGCGCGATGTGAAGCCTGAGGAGCTGGGCAAGGCGACATTGCGCCATCCGCTCGACGGTCATGCGGGCGGTTATGAATTCGATGTGCCGCTCCTGTCGGGGGATCACGTTACTGATGAGGCGGGGACAGGCTTTGTCCACACCGCGCCCGGCCACGGTCAGGAAGACTATTTTGCTTGGCTCGGTCATGGTCTGCCCGGCGATCAAATTCCGCATACGGTTGGCCCGGATGGCGCCTTTACCGAAGAGGCGCCCGGCTTCACCGGCGAGAAAGTTCTCGTCACGGAAGGCAAGAAAAAGGGCAAGGACGGCACCGCCAATGGCGCCGTCATCAAGGCCCTGCTGGAGCACAATGCGCTGTTTGCGCGCGGTCGGTTGACCCACTCCTATCCGCATAGCTGGCGGTCAAAGGCGCCCGTGATCTTCAGGAACACGCCGCAATGGTTCATCCGTCTGGGGGCGGAAGGTGAGGGCGGCCTGCGGGATGACGCGCTCAAAGCCATTGCCGACACGAAATTCTATCCCGAAGGCGGACGCAACCGCATCCGCTCCATGGTGGAAAGCCGTCCTGACTGGCTGATCTCGCGCCAGCGGGCATGGGGCAATCCGATCGCGCTCTTCGTGCATAAGGAAACCGGCGACATCCTCGTCGATGCGGAGGTCAATGCCCGAATCGTCGCCGCCATCGAAAAGGGCGGGGCGAATGCCTGGTTTGATGCGCCGGATACGGAGTTCCTCGGCAGCTCTTATAACGCCGATGACTATCAGAAGATCACGGACATTCTCGACGTCTGGTTCGATTCTGCCTCGACCCATGCCTTCTGCGTTGAGGCGCGGGATGATCTGAAATGGCCGGCGGACCTCTATCTTGAAGGCTCAGACCAGCATCGCGGCTGGTTCCAGTCGAGCCTGCTTGAAAGCTGCGGTACGCGGGGCCGGGCGCCCTATGATGCGGTCCTGACCCATGGCTTCGTGCTCGATGCCAAGGGCTACAAGATGTCCAAATCACTGGGCAACACGATCGCGCCTGAAGAGCTGACGAAGCAATACGGCGCCGACATCATTCGTATCTGGGCGGCCAGCTCCGACTACGTCGAAGATGTCCGGATCGGCGATGAGATCATCGGCTCGGCGGTCGATGCCTATCGCAAGCTGCGCAATACGCTGCGCTATCTCTTGGCAGCACTTGATGGCTATACGGAGGAAGAGGCGGTCGGCCATGCCGACATGCCGGCGCTTGAACGCTATGTGCTGCATCATGTGGCGCGGGTTCATGCGCAATCCGTCTCGGCCTATGAGCGCTTTGATTTCAAGGCGGCGTGGCGGGCGATCACGGATTTTGCCAATATCGACCTCTCGGCCTTCTATTTCGATATCCGCAAGGACTGTCTCTACTGCGATGCGCCGTCCTCGATGAAGCGCCGCGCAGCCCGGACGGTCATGGCAACGCTGCTTGATTATCTGGTCCGCTGGCTTGCGCCGATCATTCCGTTCACGGCGGAAGAAACCTATCTGTCGCGCTATCCGGGCGAGGCGGATGCAGGCTCGATCCATCTGGAAACTTTCCTGACGCCGCCCGCTGAATGGACGGATGCGGCGCTTTCCGAGAAATGGGGCCGGGTACGGACGGTCCGCCGTGCAGTGACGGGCGCGCTCGAAGTTGCCCGGCGTGACAAGGAGCTGGGGGCCTCGCTTGAGGCGGCGCCCATCGCTCATATCAGCGATGCGGATTTGCGTTCGGCGCTTGACGGCATCGACATGGCGGAAATCTCAATCACATCGGGCTTCACCATCGATGAAGGGCCTGGGCCGGACGGAGCTTTCCGGCTCGAAGACCAGAGCCCGGTTGCTGTCGTTGTTGCCAAGGCGCCCGGTGAGAAATGCGCCCGTTGCTGGCGCGTCCTGCCGGATGTGTCGGATGAGACAAAACTCTGCGGACGCTGCGCTGAGGTGGTCAAATCGTGA